The Toxorhynchites rutilus septentrionalis strain SRP chromosome 3, ASM2978413v1, whole genome shotgun sequence genome includes a region encoding these proteins:
- the LOC129773099 gene encoding uncharacterized protein LOC129773099, with protein MYRQILLRQPFRRYQLILWRPSPNQPIATYELNTVTYGFASSPFLATRTLQKIAQDASDIHPAASAVAQKDFYVDDFLSGADTVESAIQIRQEMTAMLSAAVFPLKKWASNSPEILVDIPEEDLAFAPYHDLQDDQSVSTLGLIWEPRIDMMSFKVQFPLPASVLTKRKIMSYVAQIFDPLGLVGPIIVIAKLFMQRLWALKTEAGDSYEWDRPLPPRLQSKWKEFHETLDTIASLRIPRCVTVANATSFQLHFFSDASQKAYGACCYVRSESAGVVRVQLLTSKSKVAPLAKQQTIARLELCGAVLASNLYKKVAHSIPKPAEFFCWTDSSTVLHWLESSPSRWKTFVANRVAMIQEATESCHWNHVSGTSNPADPLSRGVNPIDLKQLPIWWNGPNWLSLPPSDWPVNEMPSLDPHWMSEAKNNVTMIATLNSNFSDKLFSRYSCFSKLRRFIAYWMRYFRALKAAVKKTTIEPFETLTTDDLRDADIALSRLAQRESFPEEMSNLISGERIPTSSALKW; from the coding sequence ATGTATCGACAGATCCTATTGCGTCAGCCGTTTCGTCGATATCAGCTCATCCTCTGGCGTCCTAGTCCAAACCAGCCAATTGCTACGTACGAACTGAACACTGTAACGTACGGTTTCGCGTCATCACCATTCTTAGCTACACGCACCCTTCAGAAAATCGCGCAGGACGCAAGTGATATCCATCCAGCCGCATCCGCGGTAGCCCAGAAGGATTTCTACGTGGATGATTTCCTGTCTGGTGCCGACACCGTTGAATCCGCTATCCAAATACGCCAAGAAATGACTGCCATGCTTTCAGCAGCAGTTTTCCCGTTGAAGAAGTGGGCTTCAAACTCACCAGAAATCCTAGTTGATATTCCCGAAGAAGACCTAGCCTTTGCACCGTACCATGATCTCCAGGACGATCAATCCGTTTCCACACTCGGACTCATCTGGGAACCGAGAATCGACATGATGAGTTTCAAGGTTCAATTTCCACTGCCAGCATCTGTTTTAACTAAGCGGAAGATTATGTCGTACGTGGCGCAGATTTTTGACCCACTTGGCCTGGTGGGACCAATCATAGTCATCGCCAAACTCTTCATGCAGCGTCTATGGGCATTGAAAACCGAAGCTGGAGATTCATATGAGTGGGATCGTCCTCTTCCTCCACGTTTGCAATCCAAGTGGAAGGAGTTCCACGAAACGTTAGATACTATCGCATCTCTTCGAATTCCACGCTGTGTAACCGTAGCAAACGCAACCTCATTCCAACTCCATTTCTTTTCCGATGCCTCACAGAAGGCTTACGGAGCATGTTGTTATGTCCGCTCAGAATCCGCTGGGGTTGTTCGTGTCCAATTGCTGACTTCCAAGTCCAAAGTAGCACCGCTGGCCAAACAACAAACCATCGCACGTCTGGAGTTATGTGGGGCTGTACTCGCATCCAATCTCTATAAAAAGGTGGCCCATTCCATTCCGAAACCTGCTGAATTCTTCTGTTGGACAGATTCGTCAACTGTATTACATTGGTTGGAGTCTTCGCCGTCCCGATGGAAAACTTTCGTAGCTAATCGGGTAGCTATGATTCAAGAAGCTACAGAATCCTGCCACTGGAACCATGTTTCCGGAACATCCAATCCAGCTGATCCCCTCTCTCGTGGCGTCAATCCAATCGATCTCAAACAACTTCCCATTTGGTGGAACGGTCCGAACTGGTTATCCCTGCCACCATCCGATTGGCCTGTTAACGAAATGCCATCCCTTGACCCACATTGGATGTCGGAGGCCAAAAACAACGTAACCATGATAGCCACACTCAATTCCAACTTTTCCGATAAATTATTCAGCCGATACTCCTGCTTCAGCAAACTTCGTCGATTTATTGCATACTGGATGCGATATTTCCGTGCCCTGAAAGCCGCCGTCAAGAAGACCACCATCGAACCTTTTGAGACCTTAACAACTGACGACCTCCGTGATGCAGACATCGCCCTTTCTCGGCTAGCCCAGCGCGAATCATTTCCAGAAGAAATGTCCAATCTTATATCCGGGGAACGTATTCCTACATCGTCAGCATTGAAGTGGTAA
- the LOC129773098 gene encoding uncharacterized protein LOC129773098 — translation MSRPEKKLVECFMKRKALFVVRDSVEVFINNFDNQNDVFQIPIRVEALDRVYNEFIDLQTEIEKYDDPEKFEEHMQERATFEARYCSAKANHPPANFHLRLPKIDLPKFDGDLSRWLSFRDTFTSMVHSNADIPTVAKMQYLLQSLEGEAHKPFESTDISADNYTLTWDALLKRYDNKRYLKRQLFRALYDLPPLNKESPQELHDLVDDYQRHVKALAKLNEPVIHWDTPLINLLSYKLDSTTLRAWEEKTSSADDITYEELVDFLYQRVRMLKSVVTDLQQRSNQVGQVKVAGSTPNQKKPFKMKTICYSNVQHFPRCPFVNAENWYPKNAYAGIVSVLDTKRHHTLLHESAVPKVQSTPVVMSGQSSQQPNPPTLTVVESPGSANPNPQVSLSAQSYQSTVLLETVNLLVVDQNGKEHPARALLDSGSMCSFITKKLSNVLNLRRTKVDIAVSGIGEASKQIKRKLTATIKSKLLSYSTTLDFLILKKPTVCLPTTPIDISSWQFPDVPLADPRFHIPADVDMIVGGEVYYDLHTGCKISCGEGKPVFVETSFGWTVSGKVVIQSPDVPRVCHLTTVDRNLEQALQKFWELEAVEPCSMLSAEENFCEDQYATTTTRDSSGRYRRFLNLEKRLERDPTTKAAYCRFMEEYERLNHMKKLVDPVDETKPHCFLPHHPVFKESSTTTKVRCILQDVFWILCE, via the exons atcaataattttgacAACCAGAATGACGTTTTCCAGATTCCGATTCGTGTTGAAGCGTTGGACAGAGTCTACAACGAATTCATTGACCTGCAAACGGAGATCGAAAAGTATGATGATCCTGAGAAGTTTGAGGAGCATATGCAAGAACGAGCAACGTTCGAGGCGCGATACTGTTCGGCTAAAg CCAATCATCCTCCAGCGAATTTCCACCTGCGATTACCCAAGATTGACCTTCCAAAGTTTGACGGAGATTTGTCTAGATGGCTTTCCTTCCGTGATACGTTTACATCCATGGTCCATTCCAATGCGGATATTCCGACAGTAGCGAAGATGCAGTACCTCTTACAATCACTGGAAGGAGAAGCTCATAAGCCATTCGAGTCAACCGATATAAGTGCGGATAATTACACATTAACTTGGGACGCTTTATTGAAGCGTTACGACAATAAACGTTATTTGAAGCGTCAGCTATTCCGAGCTTTGTATGACCTCCCGCCACTCAACAAAGAGTCACCCCAAGAGCTGCATGACCTGGTTGATGATTACCAACGGCATGTCAAGGCTTTAGCGAAGCTGAACGAACCAGTCATCCACTGGGACACACCGTTAATCAACCTGCTAAGCTACAAACTGGATTCAACAACCCTCCGAGCCTGGGAGGAGAAGACTAGTAGCGCTGATGACATCACTTACGAGGAGTTGGTTGATTTCTTGTACCAGCGTGTCCGAATGTTGAAGTCCGTCGTCACCGATCTGCAGCAACGCTCCAATCAAGTCGGCCAAGTCAAGGTGGCCGGTTCCACACCAAACCAGAAGAAGCCATTCAAGATG AAAACCATTTGTTATTCCAATGTCCAGCATTTTCCAAGATGTCCGTTTGTCAACGCAGAGAACTGGTATCCCAAAAACGCCTATGCTGGAATTGTTTCCGTTCTGGACACCAAA AGACACCACACGCTGCTGCACGAATCTGCAGTCCCGAAAGTACAATCCACTCCAGTTGTCATGTCTGGTCAGTCATCCCAGCAACCGAATCCACCCACGTTGACTGTTGTCGAATCCCCTGGATCAGCGAATCCGAATCCCCAAGTGAGTTTGTCGGCACAGTCATATCAGTCCACTGTCCTATTGGAAACGGTTAACCTCCTTGTCGTAGACCAGAATGGCAAAGAGCATCCTGCTCGCGCGCTCCTAGATTCGGGATCAATGTGCAGTTTTATTACGAAGAAATTATCCAATGTACTCAACCTCCGCCGCACGAAAGTTGACATCGCCGTGTCTGGAATCGGTGAAGCATCGAAGCAGATCAAGCGCAAGTTGACTGCTACGATTAAATCCAAGTTGCTTTCGTATAGTACAACTCTCgattttctgattttgaagaaacCCACAGTATGCCTGCCAACTACGCCGATTGATATTTCCTCGTGGCAGTTCCCTGATGTTCCGTTAGCCGACCCACGATTCCACATTCCAGCCGACGTTGACATGATTGTCGGTGGAGAAGTATATTATGACCTGCACACCGGTTGTAAGATTTCCTGCGGcgaaggaaaacctgtattcGTCGAAACCTCGTTCGGATGGACTGTTTCTGGGAAAGTAGTCATCCAATCACCCGATGTTCCACGTGTTTGTCACCTCACCACTGTAGACCGAAACCTGGAACAAGCCCTCCAGAAGTTCTGGGAGCTAGAAGCTGTTGAACCCTGCTCCATGTTatccgctgaagaaaatttctgTGAAGATCAATATGCCACTACCACCACTCGCGATTCGTCGGGTCGTTAC CGTCGCTTCTTGAACCTTGAAAAACGACTTGAGCGAGATCCAACCACCAAAGCTGCCTACTGCCGCTTCATGGAGGAATACGAACGCCTAAACCACATGAAGAAGCTCGTGGATCCAGTAGACGAAACCAAGCCACACTGTTTTCTCCCACACCACCCGGTGTTCAAGGAATCCAGCACCACTACGAAGGTTCGATGCATCCTGCAAGACGTCTTCTGGATTCTCTGTGAATGA